Proteins encoded by one window of Elaeis guineensis isolate ETL-2024a chromosome 12, EG11, whole genome shotgun sequence:
- the LOC105054586 gene encoding protein HEAT STRESS TOLERANT DWD 1 has translation MVRSLKNPKKSKRKNKGSKKGESSSVPSAPAKVWQPGVDKLEEGEELQFDPSVYNYLRAFNIGWPCLSFDIVHDSLGLVRTEFPHTVYGVAGTQAEQASWNYIGIFKLSNIVGKKRELVPASSADNDTDMDSESSSDEGEDESDESMQPILQLHKVAHQGCINRIRSMTQKPHICATWADTGHVQVWDFSSFLNALAESERDTSSGGNSLHRLSPIIKFGGHKDEGYAIDWSSVVPGRLVSGDCNNCIHLWEPSSETWNVDMSPFVGHTASVEDLQWSPTEADVFASCSVDGTIAIWDNRIGKSPAVSLKAHNTDVNVISWNRLASCMIASGSDDGAFSIHDLRLIKGDSLVAHFEYHKHPITSIEWSPHEASTLAVSSADNQLTMWDLSLEKDEEEEAEFKAKMKEQVNAPEDLPPQLLFVHQGQKDLKELHWHTQIPGMIISTAADGFNISMPANIDTTLPSGGA, from the exons ATGGTTCGCAGCCTCAAGAACCCTaagaagagcaagagaaagaATAAG GGATCAAAGAAGGGTGAATCTTCTTCTGTGCCATCTGCGCCTGCTAAG GTATGGCAACCTGGTGTTGATAAgttagaagagggagaggagcttCAATTTGATCCTTCAGTATATAATTATCTTCGTGCATTTAATATCGGATGGCCTTGTTTGAG TTTTGACATAGTGCATGATTCATTGGGATTGGTCCGGACAGAGTTTCCACATACAGTATATGGCGTTGCAGGGACCCAG GCTGAGCAAGCATCCTGGAATTATATTGGAATTTTCAAGCTCTCCAATATAGTAGGAAAGAAGCGTGAACTAGTGCCTGCTTCATCTGCTGATAATGACACTGATATGGATAGTGAGAGCAGCAGTGATGAAGGTGAAGACGAGAGTGATGAATCTATGCAacctattctacag CTTCACAAAGTGGCTCATCAGGGTTGTATAAATCGCATTCGTTCCATGACACAGAAACCCCATATATGCGCTACGTGGGCTGATACTGGCCATGTGCAG GTCTGGGACTTCAGCTCATTTCTTAATGCTTTAGCAGAATCTGAAAGAGACACGAGCAGTGGTGGTAATAGTTTACATCGGTTATCTCCCATAATAAAATTTGGTGGACATAAAGACGAAGGCTATGCAATAGACTGGAGTTCTGTTGTTCCTGGAAGGCTTGTCTCTG GTGATTGCAATAATTGTATTCACCTATGGGAGCCCTCATCTGAAACATGGAATGTGGATATGAGTCCTTTTGTTGGGCATACTGCAAGTGTGGAAGATTTACAA TGGAGTCCAACAGAAGCCGATGTTTTTGCTTCTTGCTCGGTGGATGGAACAATAGCAATATGGGACAACCGGATAGGGAAATCACCAGCAGTTTCTTTGAAGGCACATAACACCGATGTCAATGTTATTTCATGGAACCG GCTGGCTAGCTGTATGATAGCCTCTGGGAGCGATGATGGTGCCTTTTCAATTCATGATCTTAGAttgatcaag GGGGACTCACTAGTGGCACACTTCGAGTATCACAAGCACCCCATCACATCCATTGAGTGGAGTCCTCATGAAGCATCTACCTTAGCTGTTTCATCTGCAGATAATCAGCTGAC GATGTGGGACCTTTCGTTAGAGAAGGATGAGGAAGAAGAGGCTGAATTCAAAGCCAAGATGAAGGAGCAAGTGAATGCCCCGGAGGATCTACCACCACAGCTCCTTTTTGTGCATCAG GGTCAAAAGGATTTGAAGGAATTGCACTGGCATACACAGATCCCAGGGATGATCATATCAACTGCTGCTGATGGCTTCAATATCTCGATGCCTGCTAATATTGATACCACCCTTCCATCAGGTGGTGCATAA